One Notolabrus celidotus isolate fNotCel1 chromosome 16, fNotCel1.pri, whole genome shotgun sequence DNA window includes the following coding sequences:
- the LOC117828273 gene encoding 26S proteasome non-ATPase regulatory subunit 4 gives MGLESTMVCVDNSEYMRNGDFLPTRLQAQQDAVNIVCHSKTRSNPENNVGLITMANNCEVLTTLTPDSGRILSKLHAVQPKGKICFCTGIRVAHLALKHRQGKNHKMRIIAFVGSPVEDNEKDLVKLAKRLKKEKVNVDIINFGEEEVNTEKLAAFINTLNGKEGTGSHLVTVPPGPSLADALLSSPILAGEGGSMMGLGASDFEFGVDPSADPELALALRVSMEEQRQRQEEEARRAAAASAADAGMPTPSADESDDALLKMSVSQPESGAAVLPDFSSMTEEEQIAYAMQMSLAGGEYGEMDPAPMDTADSAKEEDDYDVMQDPEFLQSVLENLPGVDPNNEAIRNAMGSLASQTGNKPDGKKDEEKKK, from the exons TGTGGACAACAGTGAATACATGAGGAATGGAGACTTTCTACCGACGAGGCTACAGGCTCAACAAGATGCTGTCAACATTGTTTGTCACTCCAAAACACGAAGCAACCCAGAGAACAACGTGGGCCTCATCACTATGGCAAA TAACTGTGAGGTCCTGACCACACTGACACCAGATTCTGGTCGCATCCTGTCCAAACTCCATGCTGTCCAGCCTAAAGGAAAGATTTGCTTCTGCACAGGCATCAGAGTGGCTCAT CTGgccctgaaacacagacaaggaAAGAACCATAAGATGAGGATCATTGCTTTTGTTGGGAGTCCCGTGGAAGACAATGAAAAAGAT CTCGTCAAGTTGGCAAAACGCTTGAAAAAGGAGAAAGTGAATGTGGATATTATCAACTTTGGAGAGGAG GAGGTGAACACAGAGAAACTGGCTGCATTTATAAATACTCTAAATGGGAAAGAGGGGACCGGCTCCCACCTGGTCACAGTCCCTCCTGGGCCAAGTCTGGCTGATGCGCTGCTGTCCTCTCCCATCCTGGCTGGTGAGGGAGGCTCCATGATGGGTCTTGGTGCGAGCGACTTTGAGTTTGGTGTTGATCCCAGTGCTGATCCAGAGCTGGCGTTG GCCCTTCGTGTGTCAATGGAggagcagcgacagaggcaggaggaggaggcccgtagagctgctgctgcttctgcagcTGACGCAGGCATGCCTACGCCCAGCGCTGATG AATCAGACGATGCCTTGTTGAAGATGTCAGTATCTCAGCCTGAGAGTGGTGCAGCAGTGCTCCCTGACTTCAGCAGTatgacagaggaggagcagataGCCTACGCCATGCAGATGTCTCTTGCTGGAGGAG AGTATGGAGAAATGGACCCAGCCCCCATGGATACTGCGGATTCAGCCAAG GAGGAAGATGACTACGATGTGATGCAAGACCCAGAGTTCCTTCAGAGTGTGCTCGAGAACCTGCCTGGTGTCGACCCAAACAACGAGGCCATCCGCAACGCCATGGGCTCCCTGGCTTCCCAGACAGGAAACAAGCCAGACGGCAAAAAggatgaagagaagaagaaatga